One window from the genome of Sardina pilchardus chromosome 12, fSarPil1.1, whole genome shotgun sequence encodes:
- the LOC134097812 gene encoding ankyrin repeat and SOCS box protein 2-like — MAFASVSWQTPTFEDYSVYSQLSDEELIQLAVERSLTDACGPSQPVRQSTYSPPTQMQSVPSRDEFAVRRLNAMHTQNVPPLAHPPHTDSLSSEISHLNSAILKDDAETVSKIVRRMPTERLNKPDEEGWIHLHEAAYEGSLECLKVLAKAFPRLINKCTRKSQTPLMLAVARKHLSCAQFLIAAGGDPNIAKITGETPLFKACERGDEKMVSLILKAGGNISRGSEKGLTPLHEAVGNGYVNICKLLMEAGANIRAKNNYGVDPVFTAAMMGSTEVLRFLIMCGGDINTQANDGATALYEASKNGHEKVVKLLLSRNADVNKTTKAGLTPLHVASKNGHVGVVLLLLPHTSKDVVRRSGISPLHLAAERNRDVVLEILIEAGFDVNTQLSMDYSNMYEDRRTTALYFTVRCSNVEATSMLLEAGADPNLDIFNPLLVAIRKGYMEMASLLMEYGANVNACMPTHPTTFPGALLFCMKQTRIFKLLLDNGCDANACFNCVYGNGPHPPVKVRHPCLHMYGTEDANTTTAQQQFCEVMAGPSHSPWAGPIIDLLLDYVGHVKLCSRLTELLDSNKDWQSIKSRPPFSLMHLCRVRIRQLVGHRKLRRMTSLPLPGRLIKYLFYDNGESEDFLHRGLD; from the exons ATGGCATTCGCTAGTGTCAGCTGGCAAACGCCCACTTTTGAAGACTATAGTGTCTATAGTCAGTTATCTGATGAAGAGCTGATCCAGCTGGCCGTTGAACGAAGCCTAACAGATGCCTGCGGACCCTCTCAACCTgttcgtcagtcgacttattcACCACCTACACAAATGCAGTCTGTGCCCTCTCGAGATGAATTTGCAGTCAGGAGACTAAATGCGATGCACACTCAGAATGTCCCTCCCCTGGCCCATCCACCTCACACAGACAGTCTCAGCAG TGAAATATCCCATTTAAACTCTGCCATCTTGAAGGATGATGCCGAAACAGTCAGTAAAATTGTACGCAGAATGCCGACAGAGCGTCTGAACAAACCAGATGAGGAAGGATGGATACATCTGCATGAGGCTGCATATGAGGGTTCTCTGGAGTGTTTGAAGGTGCTTGCAAAGG CTTTTCCGCGACTAATCAACAAGTGCACCCGGAAGAGCCAAACCCCTCTGATGTTGGCTGTTGCTCGCAAACATCTTTCATGTGCCCAGTTTCTGATCGCAGCTGGAGGAGATCCTAACATTGCCAAAATCACAGGAGAGACACCTCTCTTCAAAg CTTGTGAGAGGGGAGATGAGAAGATGGTGTCGCTTATTCTGAAAGCTGGAGGGAATATATCAAGGGGCAGTGAAAAAGGATTGACACCTTTACATGAAGCAGTGGGAAACGGATATGTCAACATTTGTAAGCTACTGATGGAAGCTGGAGCGAACATCAGGGCCAAGAATAATTACGGCGTTGATCCAGTGTTCACAGCCGCCATGATGGGATCCACAGAAGTACTGCGTTTCTTAATTATGTGTG GAGGAGATATTAACACTCAAGCTAACGATGGAGCAACAGCTTTATATGAAGCATCCAAGAATGGTCATGAAAAAGTGGTGAAGCTACTTCTGTCCAGAAATGCAGATGTGAACAAAACAACTAAGGCAGGACTGACCCCTCTTCATGTTGCATCAAAGAATGGACACGTGGG AGTTGTGTTGTTACTGCTTCCACATACCAGCAAAGACGTTGTGAGACGCAGTGGTATTAGTCCACTTCACCTTGCAGCAGAGCGCAACAGAGACGTGGTCTTGGAGATTCTCATTGAGGcaggctttgatgtcaacacCCAGCTGTCAATGGACTATTCTAATATGTATGAGGACCGTCGCACCACAGCGCTCTACTTCACGGTGCGCTGCAGTAACGTAGAGGCGACCTCCATGCTGTTGGAGGCTGGTGCTGACCCCAATCTGGATATCTTCAACCCTCTCCTGGTGGCCATAAGGAAAGGATATATGGAGATGGCATCCCTGCTGATGGAGTATGGTGCAAATGTGAACGCCTGCATGCCAACACACCCAACCACTTTCCCAGGGGCGTTACTCTTCTGTATGAAGCAGACGCGCATTTTCAAGCTCCTGCTGGATAATGGATGTGATGCCAATGCATGTTTCAATTGTGTTTACGGAAACGGGCCACATCCTCCAGTCAAGGTCAGGCATCCTTGCCTGCACATGTATGGAACTGAAGATGCTaatactacaacagcacaacagcag TTCTGTGAGGTGATGGCAGGACCTTCTCACTCTCCGTGGGCTGGACCTATAATTGATCTCCTCTTGGATTACGTGGGTCATGTGAAATTGTGTTCAAGACTCACTGAACTTCTGGACAGTAACAAGGACTGGCAATCAATAAAATCAA